Genomic segment of Kibdelosporangium phytohabitans:
ACACGTTCGACTGGCCCGCCTTGATCGCGGGGTCCATCGGCGTCGACTTCGAGGTCGTCCAGCCGCCGGAGTTGCGCGACCACATCCGCAGCATGGGCGAACTGTTCCTGCGCCACACGGCGTGAACAGGTGATACTGGCGGCATGGACTGGGTGCTGCACGTCGACCTCGACCAGTTCATCGCCGCGGTCGAGGTCGCGCGCCACCCTGAGCTGAAGGGCAAACCGGTCGTGGTCGGCGGCGCGGGTGACCCGATGCAACGCGCGGTCGTGGCGACGGCGTCCTACGAGGCCAGGCAGTTCGGTGTGCACTCCGGCATGCCGCTGCGGACCGCCGCGAAGAAGTGCCCCGACGCGATCTTCCTGCCGAGCGACGCGCCCGCGTACGAGGAGGTGTCCGAGCGGGTGATGGCCGTGCTGCGGGAGTTCCCGGTGGTCGTGGAGGTGATCGGGTGGGACGAGGCGTTCGTCGGTGCCCGGACCGGGGACCCGGAGGCGCTGGCCGCGGACATCCGGACGGCTGTCGAGGAGCGGACCGGGCTGTCGAGTTCGGTCGGCATCGGGGACAACAAGCTCCGCGCCAAGATCGCCACCGGGTTCGCCAAGCCCGCTGGGATCTACCGGCTGACCAGGGACAACTGGGTGGCCGTGATGGCCAAGCGGCCGGTCGGCGCGCTGTGGGGCATCGGGCCGAAGACCACGAAGAAGCTCGTGGAACTGGGGTTGACGACGGTCGAGCAGCTGGCGCGGGCGGATCCCGCGGCGCTCGCCGAGCGGTTCGGGCCGAACATGGGGCCGTGGTACCGGACGCTGGCGCTCGGCGCGGGCGACCCGAACGTCGAAGCGACGCCGTACGTGGCGAAGTCACGCGGCCGTGAGGTGACGTTCCAGGAGAACATCAGCGACGAGGCGCGGATCGCGGCCGAGGTGGCCGGGCTGGCCGACCGGGTGGCTCAGGACGTGGCGGAGGAGGGCCGCCCGGCGGCCCGGGTCGCGGTGAAGGTCAGGTTCGCGCCGTTCCTGACGTACACCCGCAGCGTCACGCTGCCGTCGCCGAGCAGCGACCCGGCCGAGATCCGGCGGGCCGCGCTGGAAGTCCTCGGCCTGTTCGAGGTGCGCAAGCCGGTCCGGCTGCTCGGTGTGCGCGCCGAGTTCCCGGTCACCGCGGAAGGAACGCGTCGATGAAGGTCTTCGTCGTCTCGCCGGGCCCGATGGCCTGCAGTTCCTTCGGCAGGACGATGTAGCTGAAGAGGGTGCCCACGTAGATCACGCGCAGCAGGTGGCGCTGCCTGTCGCTCGCCTCGGAACCGTCGGCGAGCTTGGCCTCCTGCAGCAGTTGCACGCCGGACGTGAACGTGTCGACGAGGGTGGCGTGCAGCTCCGGCCGCCGGGTCCCCTCCAGCAGCAGTTCCATCATCGCCCGGTACCGGTCTTTGTGGACGGTCACGGACTCGTCGAGCACCTGCGCGAGGATGTCCATCAGCGCCGCGCGGTCGAGGTGCCCGTCGCGTTCGGCCCGCAGTTGCGCGATCCACTCGTAATGCAATTGCACGACGCGCCGCACAGTCGCCTCCAGCAGGGCGTCCCGGGATCGGAAGTAGTTCGACGTCGTGCCCTTGGGGACAGCGGCCATCTCGTCCACCGAACGGTGGGAGAGCCCGTGCGTGCCTTGCTTCGCCACGATCGCGACGGCGGCGTCCGCCAGTGCGTCGCGGCGTCGCTGGTTGACCGGTGGCACGGCTGGTACCTCCTGGATGTTCTCCGGGAAGACGAGTCTACGTGCCGGTCCTGGTGTCGCCGTCGGCCCTTCGCTCCCGCTTGCCGCGGGCCAGTTCCGTGCCGAGCGCGTCGAGGCGCTGCGTCCAGAACCGCCGGTACCGGTCCAGCCAGACGTCGATCTGCTTGAGCGGTTCCGGATCCACCGAGTACAGCCGTCGCGTCCCGTCCGGCCGGACGGTGGCGAATCCGTTGTCCCGCAACACTTTCAGGTGCTGGGAGACGCCGGGCTGGGAAATCCCGAACTCCTCCTGCACGACCGCACTGATCTCACCGGCGGCCCGTTCCCCGTCGGCGAGCAGCTCGAGGATCCGGCGCCGCACCGGGTCCCCCAGCACATCGAACGCATGCATACCGCAATTAAAACGACCCGTACTTATATAAGTCAAAGCCTATTCGCACGGTTCACGTCATAGATCCGATGTCTTGCCACCCGCAGGACACACCACCACATCAGCTCCGTCGCGATCGATTACACCGATTTCACTGCTTTGACCTGCTTTTTCCACGTCATGACAAAATTGGTCCGAGGTGAGGAGCCGATGATCGGTTACGATCGGATCCGCCGATGCGGGCCGCAGAGTTACTACCTTTGACGTCTGATTGGGGTCGTTCGATGTCGCACACCCGCCGCACCATCCTCAAAGCAGGCACCGCCATCGGGGCCGGGTCCGCGATCGGCGGGCCGCGGACGTTCACCGCGGCGGCCGGGCCGGTCGACCGGCCCGCGTCCGTCCACCTGGTACCCGACGAGGAAGCCGCCACGTTCTGGCACCTCGCGCCCGCGGTGGAGAGCAGGAGCCGGTGTCAGGCCACGTAGTCGGCCAGGTCGTTGAGCAGCGCCGGATCATCGAGCAGGGCCTGCCCGTCGGCAACGGCCGGTTAGGCGCGTTGATCGGCGGCGACCCGGCGAGTGACTCGTTCTACGTCACCGATGTCTCCCTGTGGGCCGGCGACGGGAACGACGTGCTGGAGAGCGACGGCCAGTTCCCCTGCGAACGCGTGCACTTCGGCACGTTCAACGTCCTGGCGCAGGCGTCGGTGGCCATCGCCGAGCACACCCCGAACGCGATCAGCAGGTACCGCCGCACGCTCGACGTCAGCAACGGCATCGTCACATCCACCTACGAGTACAAGGGAACCAGGTACCGGCGCGAGGTCTGCTCCAGCCACCCGGACGACGTGATCGTCATGCGGCTGACCCGTGACGGCCGGGGCACGCACACGGGCACGATCGCCATCACGGGCACGCACGGCGAGTCCACAGTCGACGGCGCGTTCAGCGGCAAGCTCGACAACGGCCTGAAATACGCCGCGGTCGTGCAGGCGACGAGCAAGAGAGGCCGGATCGGGTTCAAGAACAACAAGGTCACGTTCACCGACTGCGCCGAAGTCGTCATCGTCATCAGCGGCGGCACCAACTACGTGCCCGACTACAGCGTCGGTTACATGAAAGCGGACGCCGACCCGCTGGCGATCGCGCGTGACAAGGCCGCCACGGCGCTGAAGGCGTCCGGTGACGCGCTGCTGGCCACGCATGTCCGTGACTACCAGTCGCTGTACAACCGGATGAGAGTCGACTTCGGACGGTCGTCGCGCAACCAGCGGTCGATGGACACCTGGTCTCGGCTGGTCGTGCGCGGCACGCCCGGCGCGCCCGCGGACCCCGAACTGGAGGCCGGTTACCTGCAGTACGGCCGTTACCTGATGATCACGGGATCACGCGGCAACCTGCCGTTGAACCTGCAGGGCCTGTGGCTGCACGACAACAGCCCGGACTGGATGGCCGACTACCACACCGACGTCAACGTCCAGATGAACTACTGGATGGCCGATCGGGCCGGGCTGTCGGACTGCTTCACGCCGTTCGCCGACTACTGCCTCGCGCGGCTGCCCGGCTGGACCAAGACGACGCAGGAGTTGTTCCTCGATCCGCGCAACCGGTTCCGCAACAGCTCCGGCAAGGTCGGCGGCTGGGCGGTGGCGTTCTCGACGAACATCTACGGCGGGTCCGGCTGGTGGTGGCATTCCGGGGGCAACGCCTGGATCTGCAATTCCCTGTGGGAACACTACGAGTACACACAGGACCGCGCGTACCTGGCGAAGATCTACCCGCTGCTCAAGGGCGCCTGCGAGTTCTGGGAAGCGCGGCTGGTGCTGGACCCGGTCCACCAGAAGCTCGTCGCCGACCAGGACTGGTCACCCGAGCACGGGCCGCAGGACGCCGTCGGCATCACCTACGCCCAGGAGCTGTGCTGGGACCTGTTCGAACACTTCCGTGCCGCGACCGCGATCCTCGGCAAGGACCGGGTGTACGCGCAGACGATCGCCGGGCTGCAGGACAAGCTGTACCTGCCCGAGGTGAGCCCGAAAAGCGGGTGGCTGCAGGAGTGGATGAGCCCGGACAACCTCGGCGAGACCACGCACCGGCACCTGTCCGGCCTGATCGGGTTCTTCCCCGGCAACCGGATCAGCGCGGACACCAGCCCGAAGGAGCTCGTCGAAGGCGTGCGGCAGCAGCTGATCGCCCGGGGCATGGACAGCTTCGGCTGGGCGTGCGCGTGGCGCGCGCTGTGCTGGGCGAGGCTGAAGGACGCCGAGCGGGCGTACCAGTTGCTGCTCGACGTTCTGCGGCCGTCGGTCGGCAACGGCAACGGCACCGCGCCGAACCTGTTCGACATGTACAGCCAGGGCAGCTACACGATCTTCCAGATCGACGCCAACTTCGGCGCGCCGTCGGCGATGCTCGAGATGCTGGTGTACTCGCGCCCTGGCGTGATCGAACTGCTGCCCGCGTTGCCCGCCGCGTGGGCGAAGACCGGCTCGATCACGGGAGTCGGGGCGCGCGGTGGCTTCACCGTCGACGTCTCGTGGCGTGACGGCAAGGTCACGAGCGCGACCGTGCACAGCACCACGGGCACGGAGACCGTGGTGCGGTTCGGTTCGTGGCGCAGGAACATCCGCTTGCGCCCCGGCCAGAGCGTCACCGTCCGGCCGTAGTCGTCCTCAGGCGCCCACCTCGCCCGCCAGCCTGCGCAGGTAGTGGGCGAGTTGGGCCCTGTCGTGCTCCTCCCAGCTTTGCGTCAGTTCGTCGAACACGCGGCGCTGCCAGTTGCGCGCGTCCGCCAGCAGCTGCTCCCCCGACGGGGTCAGCCGCACGACCGTGCGCCGTTTGTCCATCTCGGACTCCGCACGCACCAGGTACCCCGCTTGGGCGGCGTCCCGGACCATCCGGCTCGCACCGGAGTGGTCGAGCCCGAGCTGGTGGGCGATCGCGTTCACCGTCGCCTCACCTCCCCGCGGTGCCGCCTGACCGGCGGTGTGCACCGCCTCCACCGCCTGGATGTGCTGGACGTGGCGCATCTCGCCGGTCAGCTCCGCGGACGCGCGCGTACTCCACCGTCTTGACCAGAACCGGACCAGCCGGAACAACGCCGGCCCGCCATCGGCGTCAACCACCATGCCCCAGCCTACATCGTGTGCGAATCGCACGTATTATGAGTGCGAATCGCACACATTGGAGGACAGATGGGTATCGTGCTCAACCACATGATCATCCCGGCCGCCGACCGGGAGCAGGCCGCGAAATTCCTGGCCGACCTGCTCGGGCTCGACGTAGGCGAACCGGCTGGGCCGTTCACGCCCGTCCAGGTCAACGACGACCTGACGCTGGACTTCGACGACCGGCACGGCAGCCGCGCGGGGCACTACGCGTTCCTGATCGACGACGAGCGGTTCGACGGAGTGCTGGCGCTGCTGGCCGAGCACCCCGAGATCGACTACGGCTCAGGCCGCGAGCTCGGCTGGGACCGCGACATCAACCACCTCGGCGGTGGCCGTGGCGTGTACGTGCGCGACCCGAACGGGCACAGCTACGAGCTATTCACCGTCGTCCCGTTCTGAACCGCCTCTGTCTGACAGGCCGAGCAGCCCCGGCCTGCTCGCCAGCGCCAGCCAGTGCCGCGCGGGATCGGCGACCAGTCGCCGTTCGGCCAGGTCGAGCAGGCCGGAGACGCTCCGGACGGTCGCCGCCAGCGTGCCGTCGTCCTTGTGGACGTGCTGCTCGACGACGAACGTCTTGCCGGCGCCCCACTTGAACTCGCAGGTCACCTCGACGCTGCCGGGCATGGTGAGCTCGCGGTGGAAGTCGATGTTGGTGCTCAGGTTCACCGGCCCGACACCGCGCTCCCGCAGCTTGACCAGGTCGATCCCGGCGGCGACGAGGCACTCCCACCGCGTGTGGTCGGCGTAGGCGAGGTACACCGAGCCCTGCACGTGCCCGTTCGTGTCCAGGTCGTCGAACCGGATCGGCAGCGTGGTCCGGAAGACCGGCTCAGTCATGGGGGCTCCAGATGTACGGCGTGGTGGTGACCACGGGCGTGAAACCGAGGCGTTCGAGGATGGGACGGCTGTCGTCGGACGCGTCCACCCACAGGTGGCGGATGCCCGATTCGACCCCCAACCGCGCCCGGGTCGCGACAAGAGCGCGGTAGATGCCCCTGCCACGCCACTGCGGCAGCGTCGTGCCGCCGAACATGCCGATGAACTCCTTGTCCTGCTTCGTGTTCAGCCACCCGGCCGCCACGACCTCGTCGCCTGCCTCGGCGACGAACACGACGAGGTGCTGTTTGCGGGAGATCAGGCTGGCCGCGAGCCACGAGAGGATGTCCGGTCCCCACACGCGCGCGTTCATGGCGGCGATCCGGTGCATGTCGGCGTCGGCGTCGGTCCGGCGGATCCGCACGCCGTCGGGCAGCACCGGCTCGGCCGCGAAATCGGCCGCGGCGCCGACCATCACGGTTTCCTTCTCGTCGGGAACGAAACCAGCCGCCAGCAACCGGCTCGGCAGGTCCGCGGGCAGGTCGTGCGCCCGGGTCTTCCACTCGACGCTCTCGCCGCGGACGGCGTAGAAGTCGCGCTGCCGGGCGATCAGCGCGTCCACGTCCACATCGGAGACGTCCCGCGGCACGCTCACGAACCCCCGCCGCTTGCCGACAACCCGCACAACCGGACCGTCGGGTTCCGCGTGGACGCCGTGCTCCAGGTCGGTGTGCTCCGACGCCCGGACATGCCGGTCGTAGGCCTCAAGCAGCGGCGTGGGCAGGTCAATCCGCAGCAGCGGCAGAACCCGGCCAGGGATCGATCCGGACGGCACCTCGCCGGCCTTCACCGCCCCCATCGCCGCGTAGAAACCTTCCGCGTACGGCTCCGCGTCGATCCGCAGGACCGTGAAGCCCTTGGCGCGGGCGGTGTCCATGGCGTGCTGCCAGAGCAGCTTGCCCAGTCCCTTGCCGATCACGTCCGGTTCCAGCCACATGTTCCCCAGCTCGCCCTCGGGCACGGGCCCGTCGAGGCTGTAGAAACCGACCAGCCGCTCGCCGTCCAAGGCCACCACGAACAGGCGGTCGGCCAGGTCCTGCGGCGTGAACGACAGTTCGGTCCGGCAGGCGTCCAGGAAGGCCTGGTCGTATCCCCAGTGGGCCTTGGACCGCAGTGCCAGCTCCCCCAACGC
This window contains:
- a CDS encoding glycosyl hydrolase family 95 catalytic domain-containing protein, encoding MAIAEHTPNAISRYRRTLDVSNGIVTSTYEYKGTRYRREVCSSHPDDVIVMRLTRDGRGTHTGTIAITGTHGESTVDGAFSGKLDNGLKYAAVVQATSKRGRIGFKNNKVTFTDCAEVVIVISGGTNYVPDYSVGYMKADADPLAIARDKAATALKASGDALLATHVRDYQSLYNRMRVDFGRSSRNQRSMDTWSRLVVRGTPGAPADPELEAGYLQYGRYLMITGSRGNLPLNLQGLWLHDNSPDWMADYHTDVNVQMNYWMADRAGLSDCFTPFADYCLARLPGWTKTTQELFLDPRNRFRNSSGKVGGWAVAFSTNIYGGSGWWWHSGGNAWICNSLWEHYEYTQDRAYLAKIYPLLKGACEFWEARLVLDPVHQKLVADQDWSPEHGPQDAVGITYAQELCWDLFEHFRAATAILGKDRVYAQTIAGLQDKLYLPEVSPKSGWLQEWMSPDNLGETTHRHLSGLIGFFPGNRISADTSPKELVEGVRQQLIARGMDSFGWACAWRALCWARLKDAERAYQLLLDVLRPSVGNGNGTAPNLFDMYSQGSYTIFQIDANFGAPSAMLEMLVYSRPGVIELLPALPAAWAKTGSITGVGARGGFTVDVSWRDGKVTSATVHSTTGTETVVRFGSWRRNIRLRPGQSVTVRP
- a CDS encoding MarR family winged helix-turn-helix transcriptional regulator, producing the protein MVDADGGPALFRLVRFWSRRWSTRASAELTGEMRHVQHIQAVEAVHTAGQAAPRGGEATVNAIAHQLGLDHSGASRMVRDAAQAGYLVRAESEMDKRRTVVRLTPSGEQLLADARNWQRRVFDELTQSWEEHDRAQLAHYLRRLAGEVGA
- a CDS encoding acyl-CoA thioesterase, which encodes MTEPVFRTTLPIRFDDLDTNGHVQGSVYLAYADHTRWECLVAAGIDLVKLRERGVGPVNLSTNIDFHRELTMPGSVEVTCEFKWGAGKTFVVEQHVHKDDGTLAATVRSVSGLLDLAERRLVADPARHWLALASRPGLLGLSDRGGSERDDGE
- a CDS encoding TetR/AcrR family transcriptional regulator, which translates into the protein MPPVNQRRRDALADAAVAIVAKQGTHGLSHRSVDEMAAVPKGTTSNYFRSRDALLEATVRRVVQLHYEWIAQLRAERDGHLDRAALMDILAQVLDESVTVHKDRYRAMMELLLEGTRRPELHATLVDTFTSGVQLLQEAKLADGSEASDRQRHLLRVIYVGTLFSYIVLPKELQAIGPGETTKTFIDAFLPR
- a CDS encoding DNA polymerase IV: MDWVLHVDLDQFIAAVEVARHPELKGKPVVVGGAGDPMQRAVVATASYEARQFGVHSGMPLRTAAKKCPDAIFLPSDAPAYEEVSERVMAVLREFPVVVEVIGWDEAFVGARTGDPEALAADIRTAVEERTGLSSSVGIGDNKLRAKIATGFAKPAGIYRLTRDNWVAVMAKRPVGALWGIGPKTTKKLVELGLTTVEQLARADPAALAERFGPNMGPWYRTLALGAGDPNVEATPYVAKSRGREVTFQENISDEARIAAEVAGLADRVAQDVAEEGRPAARVAVKVRFAPFLTYTRSVTLPSPSSDPAEIRRAALEVLGLFEVRKPVRLLGVRAEFPVTAEGTRR
- a CDS encoding GNAT family N-acetyltransferase, with translation MAQIVLRAARPDEADALGELALRSKAHWGYDQAFLDACRTELSFTPQDLADRLFVVALDGERLVGFYSLDGPVPEGELGNMWLEPDVIGKGLGKLLWQHAMDTARAKGFTVLRIDAEPYAEGFYAAMGAVKAGEVPSGSIPGRVLPLLRIDLPTPLLEAYDRHVRASEHTDLEHGVHAEPDGPVVRVVGKRRGFVSVPRDVSDVDVDALIARQRDFYAVRGESVEWKTRAHDLPADLPSRLLAAGFVPDEKETVMVGAAADFAAEPVLPDGVRIRRTDADADMHRIAAMNARVWGPDILSWLAASLISRKQHLVVFVAEAGDEVVAAGWLNTKQDKEFIGMFGGTTLPQWRGRGIYRALVATRARLGVESGIRHLWVDASDDSRPILERLGFTPVVTTTPYIWSPHD
- a CDS encoding ArsR/SmtB family transcription factor, which translates into the protein MHAFDVLGDPVRRRILELLADGERAAGEISAVVQEEFGISQPGVSQHLKVLRDNGFATVRPDGTRRLYSVDPEPLKQIDVWLDRYRRFWTQRLDALGTELARGKRERRADGDTRTGT
- a CDS encoding VOC family protein → MGIVLNHMIIPAADREQAAKFLADLLGLDVGEPAGPFTPVQVNDDLTLDFDDRHGSRAGHYAFLIDDERFDGVLALLAEHPEIDYGSGRELGWDRDINHLGGGRGVYVRDPNGHSYELFTVVPF